The Stomoxys calcitrans chromosome 3, idStoCalc2.1, whole genome shotgun sequence genome includes a region encoding these proteins:
- the LOC106093899 gene encoding threonine--tRNA ligase 1, cytoplasmic isoform X2 encodes MVDNVESDLQNLDLNKEKSSKMKKEKQKNVAVDGGKKVKELNPWPDYIEERNKLWEKCKAEYLAEVAAKPRNPIKITLPDGKQVDGTSWETTPYEVAKGISQGLADNTVISKVNGEVWDLDRVLEGDCTLHLLKFDDPDAQAVFWHSSAHIMGEAMERIYGGHLCYGPPIAEGFYYDMHLDGEGISTNDYPVMEGLVKQIVKEKQPFERLVMKKSDLLEMFKYNEFKVRILNEKVQTDTTTVYKCGPLIDLCRGPHVRHTGKVKALKVTKNSSTYWEGKADAETLQRVYGISFPDPKQLKEWEKLQEEAAKRDHRKIGKEQELFFFHELSPGSCFFLPRGAHIYNTLMNFIKSEYRKRGFQEVVTPNIYNSKLWVTSGHWQHYAENMFSFEAEKETFALKPMNCPGHCLMFDVRNRSWRELPLRMADFGVLHRNELSGALTGLTRVRRFQQDDAHIFCAPDQIKSEMKGCLDFLRHVYTIFGFSFNLVLSTRPEKYLGELEQWNDAEKALAESLDEFGMPWKENPGDGAFYGPKIDITIMDALKRAHQCATIQLDFQLPIRFNLNYIADDGEKKRPVIIHRAILGSVERMIAILTENYAGKWPFWLSPRQAMVVPVGPQFDEYAQSVREQLHAAGFMVEADCDAGDTMNKKIRNAQLAQFNFILVVGEKERSSNTVNVRTRDNKVHGEVSVSDLLTKLQKIRDDFVTNEDNF; translated from the exons TTAAAGAGCTTAATCCTTGGCCTGATTATATTGAAGAGCGCAACAAATTGTGGGAAAAATGTAAAGCAGAATATCTGGCTGAAGTTGCGGCCAAACCGCGAAATCCTATTAAAATTACATTGCCAGATGGCAAACAAGTTGATGGAACATCGTGGGAGACTACACCCTATGAAGTCGCCAAAGGCATTAGTCAAGGCTTAGCTGATAATACTGTAATTTCTAAAGTTAATGGTGAAGTATGGGATTTGGATCGGGTGTTGGAAGGCGATTGTACTCTACATTTACTTAAATTTGATGATCCTGATGCTCAAGCGGTTTTCTGGCATAGTTCAGCTCATATAATGGGTGAAGCAATGGAGcgcatttatggtggtcatttGTGCTATGGCCCCCCAATTGCGGAAGGTTTTTACTACGATATGCATTTAGATGGGGAAGGC atttcTACCAATGACTATCCCGTTATGGAAGGTTTAGTGAAGCAAATTGTTAAGGAAAAGCAACCATTTGAACGTTTGGTAATGAAGAAGTCCGATTTATTGGAAATGTTCAAGTACAACGAGTTTAAAGTACGCATTCTCAATGAAAAAGTTCAGACCGATACCACGACAGTATATAAATGTGGACCTTTAATTGATTTATGCCGGGGCCCACATGTTCGGCATACGGGCAAAGTGAAGGCTTTAAAGGTAACGAAGAATTCGTCCACCTACTGGGAAGGTAAAGCTGATGCCGAAACTTTACAACGAGTATACGGCATTTCCTTTCCCGATCCTAAGCAACTGAAGGAATGGGAAAAGTTGCAAGAGGAAGCAGCTAAGCGTGATCATCGAAAGATCGGCAAGGAGCAAGAATTATTCTTTTTCCACGAACTGTCACCAGGTTCATGCTTTTTCTTACCTAGGGGTGCCCACATCTATAATACTTTAATGAACTTCATTAAGTCTGAGTATAGAAAAAGAGGCTTTCAAGAAGTTGTAACCCCAAACATCTACAATTCAAAGTTGTGGGTTACCTCAGGTCATTGGCAGCACTACGCCGAAAATATGTTTTCATTTGAAGCGGAAAAGGAAACGTTTGCTTTAAAACCTATGAACTGTCCAGGacattg TCTTATGTTTGATGTACGAAATCGATCATGGCGTGAACTGCCCTTGCGCATGGCCGACTTTGGTGTATTGCATCGCAACGAATTGTCTGGAGCTTTGACTGGCCTCACTCGTGTGCGTCGTTTCCAACAGGACGATGCCCATATATTCTGTGCACCCGACCAAATAAAGAGTGAAATGAAGGGATGCTTGGATTTCTTGCGACATGTCTATACCATTTTTGGattttccttcaatttggttctTTCCACCCGACCTGAAAAATATTTAGGGGAGTTGGAGCAATGGAACGATGCCGAAAAGGCTTTAGCCGAATCTCTCGATGAATTCGGAATGCCATGGAAAGAGAATCCAGGCGATGGTGCTTTCTATGGCCCTAAAATCGACATTACCATAATGGATGCCCTGAAAAGAGCTCATCAGTGCGCCACAATACAATTGGATTTCCAACTTCCAATTCGTTTCAACCTGAACTATATTGCCGATGATGGGGAAAAGAAACGACCCGTCATTATACATCGAGCCATTCTCGGCTCCGTTGAGCGCATGATTGCAATTCTTACAGAAAATTACGCAGGTAAATGGCCATTCTGGTTGTCGCCTCGACAAGCGATGGTTGTTCCCGTTGGTCCACAATTTGATGAATATGCCCAATCTGTACGGGAACAATTGCATGCCGCTGGCTTTATGGTCGAAGCAGATTGTGATGCTGGCGATACAATGAATAAAAAGATTCGTAATGCTCAGCTGGCCCAATTCAACTTCATTTTGGTGGTTGGCGAAAAAGAACGCTCTTCAAACACGGTTAATGTGCGTACCCGTGATAACAAAGTTCACGGTGAAGTGTCTGTATCGGATTTGTTaactaaattgcagaaaataCGCGATGATTTCGTTACCAATGAagacaatttttaa
- the LOC106093899 gene encoding threonine--tRNA ligase 1, cytoplasmic isoform X3, which translates to MKKEKQKNVAVDGGKKVKELNPWPDYIEERNKLWEKCKAEYLAEVAAKPRNPIKITLPDGKQVDGTSWETTPYEVAKGISQGLADNTVISKVNGEVWDLDRVLEGDCTLHLLKFDDPDAQAVFWHSSAHIMGEAMERIYGGHLCYGPPIAEGFYYDMHLDGEGISTNDYPVMEGLVKQIVKEKQPFERLVMKKSDLLEMFKYNEFKVRILNEKVQTDTTTVYKCGPLIDLCRGPHVRHTGKVKALKVTKNSSTYWEGKADAETLQRVYGISFPDPKQLKEWEKLQEEAAKRDHRKIGKEQELFFFHELSPGSCFFLPRGAHIYNTLMNFIKSEYRKRGFQEVVTPNIYNSKLWVTSGHWQHYAENMFSFEAEKETFALKPMNCPGHCLMFDVRNRSWRELPLRMADFGVLHRNELSGALTGLTRVRRFQQDDAHIFCAPDQIKSEMKGCLDFLRHVYTIFGFSFNLVLSTRPEKYLGELEQWNDAEKALAESLDEFGMPWKENPGDGAFYGPKIDITIMDALKRAHQCATIQLDFQLPIRFNLNYIADDGEKKRPVIIHRAILGSVERMIAILTENYAGKWPFWLSPRQAMVVPVGPQFDEYAQSVREQLHAAGFMVEADCDAGDTMNKKIRNAQLAQFNFILVVGEKERSSNTVNVRTRDNKVHGEVSVSDLLTKLQKIRDDFVTNEDNF; encoded by the exons TTAAAGAGCTTAATCCTTGGCCTGATTATATTGAAGAGCGCAACAAATTGTGGGAAAAATGTAAAGCAGAATATCTGGCTGAAGTTGCGGCCAAACCGCGAAATCCTATTAAAATTACATTGCCAGATGGCAAACAAGTTGATGGAACATCGTGGGAGACTACACCCTATGAAGTCGCCAAAGGCATTAGTCAAGGCTTAGCTGATAATACTGTAATTTCTAAAGTTAATGGTGAAGTATGGGATTTGGATCGGGTGTTGGAAGGCGATTGTACTCTACATTTACTTAAATTTGATGATCCTGATGCTCAAGCGGTTTTCTGGCATAGTTCAGCTCATATAATGGGTGAAGCAATGGAGcgcatttatggtggtcatttGTGCTATGGCCCCCCAATTGCGGAAGGTTTTTACTACGATATGCATTTAGATGGGGAAGGC atttcTACCAATGACTATCCCGTTATGGAAGGTTTAGTGAAGCAAATTGTTAAGGAAAAGCAACCATTTGAACGTTTGGTAATGAAGAAGTCCGATTTATTGGAAATGTTCAAGTACAACGAGTTTAAAGTACGCATTCTCAATGAAAAAGTTCAGACCGATACCACGACAGTATATAAATGTGGACCTTTAATTGATTTATGCCGGGGCCCACATGTTCGGCATACGGGCAAAGTGAAGGCTTTAAAGGTAACGAAGAATTCGTCCACCTACTGGGAAGGTAAAGCTGATGCCGAAACTTTACAACGAGTATACGGCATTTCCTTTCCCGATCCTAAGCAACTGAAGGAATGGGAAAAGTTGCAAGAGGAAGCAGCTAAGCGTGATCATCGAAAGATCGGCAAGGAGCAAGAATTATTCTTTTTCCACGAACTGTCACCAGGTTCATGCTTTTTCTTACCTAGGGGTGCCCACATCTATAATACTTTAATGAACTTCATTAAGTCTGAGTATAGAAAAAGAGGCTTTCAAGAAGTTGTAACCCCAAACATCTACAATTCAAAGTTGTGGGTTACCTCAGGTCATTGGCAGCACTACGCCGAAAATATGTTTTCATTTGAAGCGGAAAAGGAAACGTTTGCTTTAAAACCTATGAACTGTCCAGGacattg TCTTATGTTTGATGTACGAAATCGATCATGGCGTGAACTGCCCTTGCGCATGGCCGACTTTGGTGTATTGCATCGCAACGAATTGTCTGGAGCTTTGACTGGCCTCACTCGTGTGCGTCGTTTCCAACAGGACGATGCCCATATATTCTGTGCACCCGACCAAATAAAGAGTGAAATGAAGGGATGCTTGGATTTCTTGCGACATGTCTATACCATTTTTGGattttccttcaatttggttctTTCCACCCGACCTGAAAAATATTTAGGGGAGTTGGAGCAATGGAACGATGCCGAAAAGGCTTTAGCCGAATCTCTCGATGAATTCGGAATGCCATGGAAAGAGAATCCAGGCGATGGTGCTTTCTATGGCCCTAAAATCGACATTACCATAATGGATGCCCTGAAAAGAGCTCATCAGTGCGCCACAATACAATTGGATTTCCAACTTCCAATTCGTTTCAACCTGAACTATATTGCCGATGATGGGGAAAAGAAACGACCCGTCATTATACATCGAGCCATTCTCGGCTCCGTTGAGCGCATGATTGCAATTCTTACAGAAAATTACGCAGGTAAATGGCCATTCTGGTTGTCGCCTCGACAAGCGATGGTTGTTCCCGTTGGTCCACAATTTGATGAATATGCCCAATCTGTACGGGAACAATTGCATGCCGCTGGCTTTATGGTCGAAGCAGATTGTGATGCTGGCGATACAATGAATAAAAAGATTCGTAATGCTCAGCTGGCCCAATTCAACTTCATTTTGGTGGTTGGCGAAAAAGAACGCTCTTCAAACACGGTTAATGTGCGTACCCGTGATAACAAAGTTCACGGTGAAGTGTCTGTATCGGATTTGTTaactaaattgcagaaaataCGCGATGATTTCGTTACCAATGAagacaatttttaa